In a single window of the Subtercola sp. PAMC28395 genome:
- the upp gene encoding uracil phosphoribosyltransferase: MRVHVADHPLITHKLTVLRDQSTSSATFRALTEELVTLLAYEATRNVRVNEVTITTPVAVTTGVALSEPRPLVVPILRAGLGMLEGMVKLVPTAEVGFLGMVRNEETLEPSTYAERLPDDLSNRQCFVLDPMLATGGSLGAAIDFLFARGAVDVTAICLLAAPEGVAALEKRTAGHDVTLVLGALDERLNELGYIVPGLGDAGDRLYGVV, encoded by the coding sequence ATGCGAGTTCACGTTGCCGACCACCCGCTCATCACCCACAAACTGACGGTGCTGCGCGATCAGTCGACATCGTCGGCGACCTTTCGTGCGCTTACCGAGGAGCTGGTCACGCTGCTCGCCTACGAGGCGACGCGCAATGTTCGCGTGAACGAGGTGACCATCACTACCCCCGTCGCGGTGACGACCGGTGTAGCGCTGAGCGAACCACGCCCGCTGGTGGTGCCCATTCTCCGGGCCGGGCTCGGCATGCTCGAGGGAATGGTGAAGCTTGTGCCGACCGCCGAGGTCGGGTTTCTCGGCATGGTGCGCAACGAAGAGACCCTCGAGCCGAGCACCTATGCCGAACGCCTGCCCGACGATCTCTCGAACCGACAGTGCTTCGTGCTCGATCCGATGCTCGCCACCGGCGGCTCCCTCGGGGCGGCCATCGACTTTCTCTTCGCCAGAGGTGCCGTCGACGTGACCGCCATCTGCCTGCTCGCTGCCCCCGAAGGCGTCGCGGCGCTCGAGAAGCGCACCGCGGGCCACGACGTGACACTGGTGCTCGGTGCCCTGGATGAGCGGCTCAACGAACTCGGCTACATCGTGCCCGGGCTCGGCGATGCCGGTGACCGGCTCTACGGGGTCGTCTGA
- a CDS encoding winged helix-turn-helix domain-containing protein, with protein sequence MSIAHLTTSLAPAPLTQRQTVTPLPTSAPTTSAEPGSPAASRIRAVPSGTEARGFVLYVGIDEEKAEADGTELGKIVAQIKALVAQIAPSSETYAAVALAPRGSGGRDVDVVRLALQDPAALAKHRHEEPEPEDRARDGVVIDLSRKRLLLDNESANLTYKEFELLQYLVLREGRTIDRAELINALWSASDDDIPNERTIDVHVRRLRSKLGDYEDIVRTVRGVGYRFDRHADVSVRQTSTPSPDLF encoded by the coding sequence GTGTCAATCGCTCATCTCACCACCTCGCTCGCACCGGCCCCCCTCACGCAGCGCCAGACCGTCACTCCGCTGCCCACCTCGGCACCGACGACCTCCGCTGAGCCGGGCAGCCCAGCGGCATCCCGCATCCGTGCCGTACCGTCGGGCACCGAAGCCCGCGGCTTCGTCTTGTACGTCGGCATCGACGAAGAGAAGGCCGAAGCAGACGGCACCGAGCTCGGCAAGATCGTTGCCCAGATCAAGGCGCTCGTCGCCCAGATCGCCCCCAGCTCAGAGACCTACGCCGCTGTTGCGCTGGCGCCGCGCGGCTCAGGCGGCCGAGACGTCGACGTCGTTCGTCTCGCCCTCCAGGATCCGGCCGCACTCGCCAAGCACCGCCACGAGGAGCCCGAACCCGAAGATCGCGCCCGCGACGGCGTCGTGATCGACCTCTCGCGCAAGCGCCTGCTGCTCGACAACGAATCGGCAAACCTCACCTACAAGGAGTTCGAGCTTCTCCAGTACCTGGTGCTGCGCGAAGGTCGCACCATCGACCGCGCCGAACTGATCAATGCGCTCTGGAGCGCCAGCGACGACGACATCCCCAACGAGCGCACAATCGACGTGCACGTTCGCCGCCTGCGCTCGAAGCTCGGCGACTATGAAGACATCGTGCGCACGGTTCGCGGTGTCGGCTACCGCTTCGACCGCCACGCCGACGTCTCGGTGCGCCAGACGAGCACCCCCAGCCCTGACCTGTTCTGA
- a CDS encoding MarR family winged helix-turn-helix transcriptional regulator, giving the protein MADHDYAHKVSPVAAWEALFRAQVTMMRMLAEDFPSQVISLTEYDVLYTLSIQPERRMRIRDLNTRTLLTQPSVSRLVDRLAARGILSKSVDPSDGRGTIVSLTTDGFEVYREAARVHGRTISHEMSKALHPDELAQLLALCDKLRISVSGGTDDCVVDTAPEAAAEAPSAATAE; this is encoded by the coding sequence ATGGCTGACCACGACTACGCGCACAAGGTTTCACCGGTCGCCGCATGGGAGGCGCTCTTCCGCGCCCAGGTGACGATGATGCGCATGCTCGCCGAAGACTTCCCCTCACAGGTCATCTCGCTCACCGAGTACGACGTGCTGTACACGCTGTCGATCCAGCCCGAGCGACGCATGCGCATCCGCGACCTCAACACACGTACCCTGCTCACCCAGCCGAGCGTCTCCCGGCTCGTCGACCGGCTGGCGGCCCGCGGCATCCTCTCGAAATCGGTCGACCCGAGCGACGGCCGCGGCACCATCGTCTCCCTCACAACCGATGGGTTCGAGGTCTACCGCGAGGCTGCCCGCGTGCACGGCCGCACAATCAGCCACGAGATGTCGAAGGCGCTGCACCCCGACGAGCTCGCCCAGCTACTCGCGCTCTGCGACAAGCTCCGCATCAGCGTCAGCGGCGGCACCGACGACTGTGTGGTCGACACTGCGCCAGAAGCTGCGGCCGAGGCACCCAGCGCGGCGACGGCCGAATGA
- a CDS encoding deoxyribodipyrimidine photo-lyase, producing MSDRPSLVWFRDDLRVADHPALHAAVDRGEQIVCVYILDESSPGIRPLGGASKWWLHHSLAALAGELDALGLTLTLRSGAATDVVAELCAETRAGAVFWNRRYGLAEREIDSGIKSSLKAQGIEARSFQASVLFEPWTLQTGQGQPYRVFTPFWKACLGAPTPRQPLPAPTRAAIAALEPGAAGGSTKTARTETSSTSANSSEATDSLPTEPLDSWGLLPTAPDWAGGLRDAWVPGEAAAHAQLAAFVAHGLGDYSSDRDLPAQDVTSRMSPRLRFGEISPFQLWHGLKGPSAARTVQPGGSAAFLREVGWREFAYHLLYHFPEITTENMRPAFNAFPWNEPDPETLALWQQGRTGVGLVDAGMRELWQTGIMHNRVRMVAASFLIKNLLVDWRVGEAWFWDTLVDADQASNAMNWQWVAGSGVDAAPYFRVFNPALQAAKFDPDSEYITTYVPEYGTPAYPDPMVDLGESRKRALDAYETIRGN from the coding sequence ATGAGCGACCGGCCCAGCCTCGTCTGGTTTCGTGACGATCTGAGGGTTGCCGATCATCCGGCGCTTCATGCTGCGGTCGACCGCGGTGAGCAGATCGTCTGCGTCTACATCCTCGACGAATCAAGCCCGGGCATCAGGCCCCTGGGCGGCGCGAGCAAGTGGTGGCTGCACCACAGCCTCGCGGCCCTGGCTGGCGAACTGGATGCCCTGGGCCTCACCCTGACGCTTCGAAGCGGTGCCGCGACCGACGTCGTGGCCGAGCTGTGTGCCGAGACGCGGGCCGGAGCCGTGTTCTGGAATCGCCGCTACGGTCTCGCTGAGCGCGAGATCGATTCCGGGATCAAGTCGTCGCTCAAGGCGCAGGGCATCGAGGCCCGCAGCTTTCAAGCGAGCGTGCTCTTCGAGCCGTGGACCCTGCAGACCGGGCAAGGTCAGCCCTACCGTGTCTTCACGCCGTTCTGGAAGGCGTGCCTCGGTGCCCCGACGCCGCGGCAGCCGCTCCCCGCGCCGACCCGAGCAGCCATCGCTGCCCTCGAACCAGGGGCAGCGGGCGGCAGCACCAAGACCGCCCGCACAGAGACCTCGTCTACCTCAGCGAACTCCTCAGAAGCCACCGATTCGCTGCCGACCGAACCTCTCGATTCGTGGGGGCTGCTCCCGACGGCTCCCGACTGGGCCGGCGGCCTCCGCGATGCGTGGGTGCCCGGTGAGGCCGCAGCACACGCGCAACTCGCCGCCTTCGTCGCCCACGGGCTCGGCGACTACTCCAGTGACCGCGACCTGCCCGCCCAGGACGTCACCTCCCGCATGTCGCCCCGGCTGCGCTTCGGTGAGATCAGCCCGTTCCAGCTCTGGCACGGGCTGAAAGGCCCGTCTGCCGCCCGAACCGTGCAACCCGGCGGGAGTGCGGCGTTCCTGCGCGAAGTCGGGTGGCGCGAGTTCGCGTATCACCTGCTCTACCACTTCCCCGAGATCACGACCGAGAACATGCGGCCGGCCTTCAACGCGTTCCCGTGGAACGAGCCAGACCCCGAGACCCTCGCGCTCTGGCAGCAGGGCCGCACCGGGGTTGGACTGGTCGACGCCGGCATGCGCGAACTCTGGCAGACCGGCATCATGCACAATCGTGTGCGGATGGTCGCTGCATCGTTTCTCATAAAGAATCTGCTCGTCGACTGGCGCGTCGGCGAAGCCTGGTTCTGGGACACGCTCGTCGACGCCGACCAGGCCAGCAACGCCATGAACTGGCAGTGGGTCGCCGGCTCGGGAGTGGATGCTGCACCCTACTTCAGGGTCTTCAACCCGGCGCTGCAGGCCGCCAAGTTCGATCCCGATTCCGAGTACATCACCACCTACGTTCCTGAGTACGGTACGCCCGCCTACCCCGACCCGATGGTCGACCTGGGCGAATCCCGCAAGCGCGCCCTCGACGCCTACGAGACCATCCGCGGCAACTGA
- a CDS encoding molybdopterin-dependent oxidoreductase, with the protein MGIFSPGFTGRRRDANPLLPPGQYEVSNFPVLSAGPTPNINTDNWALSLRAANGDLKAWNWQTLMQLPIDQFTVDLHCVTRWSQFGMGWRGVSLDHLLEGVDTSAEFAMASCYGGYTTNVRTSDLVGGKAWIAFEFDGKPLAPDHGGPARLLIPHLYLWKSAKWVNNITLMDHHEFGFWETYGYHDVGDPWKEERYS; encoded by the coding sequence ATGGGAATCTTCTCCCCCGGATTCACCGGACGGCGTCGTGACGCCAACCCCCTGCTGCCGCCGGGCCAGTACGAGGTGAGCAACTTTCCGGTGCTCTCTGCTGGCCCGACACCCAACATCAACACCGACAACTGGGCGCTCTCGTTGCGTGCAGCGAACGGTGACCTGAAGGCATGGAACTGGCAGACTCTGATGCAGCTGCCGATCGACCAGTTCACGGTGGACCTGCACTGCGTGACCCGCTGGTCGCAGTTCGGTATGGGATGGCGGGGCGTGTCGCTCGACCACCTGCTCGAGGGCGTCGACACCTCAGCCGAGTTCGCGATGGCCTCATGCTACGGCGGTTACACGACCAACGTGCGCACCAGCGACCTGGTCGGCGGCAAGGCCTGGATCGCCTTCGAGTTCGACGGCAAACCGCTCGCCCCCGACCACGGCGGGCCGGCACGGCTGCTCATCCCGCACCTCTACCTGTGGAAGAGCGCGAAGTGGGTCAACAACATCACGCTCATGGATCACCACGAGTTCGGCTTCTGGGAGACGTACGGGTATCACGACGTGGGCGACCCGTGGAAAGAGGAGCGGTATTCGTAG
- a CDS encoding ferredoxin reductase, which translates to MVEWHRATVEAIHDETATARTLALRVEDWPGQLSGQHLDLRVTAPDGYQASREYSIASGASTDPDVLVEISIEELDDGEVSPYLVRGIEVGDMIEVRGPVGGYFVWKPEQPEPIQLIAGGSGVVPLMSMLRTHAGAGHPTPMRLLYSVRAPEFVFYTEELQRLADESGAHVLIDYAFTRQAPLGADRSVGRLSRTEVEMLTVGPELGPTTYVCGPNGFVEQIAGWLVELGHPAARVRTERFGGV; encoded by the coding sequence ATGGTTGAGTGGCATCGGGCAACCGTCGAAGCGATACACGACGAGACGGCCACCGCCCGCACACTCGCGCTGCGGGTCGAAGACTGGCCGGGGCAGCTCTCGGGCCAGCACCTCGATCTGCGGGTGACGGCGCCCGACGGCTACCAGGCGTCGAGGGAGTACTCGATCGCGTCTGGTGCGTCGACAGACCCCGATGTACTGGTCGAGATTTCGATCGAAGAACTGGATGACGGCGAAGTCTCGCCGTACCTTGTTCGCGGCATCGAGGTCGGCGACATGATCGAGGTCCGTGGCCCGGTCGGCGGGTACTTCGTGTGGAAGCCGGAACAACCCGAGCCGATTCAGCTCATCGCGGGCGGGTCGGGTGTGGTTCCGCTGATGTCGATGTTGCGCACGCACGCGGGTGCCGGGCATCCGACGCCGATGCGGCTGCTGTACTCGGTGCGCGCGCCGGAGTTCGTCTTCTACACCGAGGAGTTGCAACGGCTTGCCGACGAGTCGGGAGCGCATGTGTTGATCGACTACGCGTTCACCCGGCAGGCGCCGCTGGGCGCGGACCGTTCAGTCGGGCGGCTCAGCCGCACCGAGGTCGAGATGCTGACCGTCGGGCCAGAGCTGGGGCCGACGACGTATGTGTGCGGGCCCAACGGGTTCGTGGAACAGATCGCCGGCTGGCTGGTCGAGCTCGGGCACCCCGCAGCTCGCGTGCGCACCGAGCGCTTCGGAGGGGTTTAG
- a CDS encoding dienelactone hydrolase family protein produces the protein MAENDAAAENGTVTLSDVDLTGAALPGMSPGLYGALAVPAGEGPWPAVVMVFEAFGMTDVMRRQVDRMANAGFLVLMPDIFVDGGARKCVVATFKAITSGEGRAWVDVEAARQYLLGRDDCTGKVGVLGFCMGGGFALAAATSGRGFDAASANYGRLPGDIDAWAATACPVVGSYGGRDKSLKGAAAKLESALTQAGVPNDVKEYPEAGHSFLNDAETGPKAMRPITKLMLGAGPNPEAAADAWKRIDAFFAEHLA, from the coding sequence ATGGCTGAGAACGACGCTGCGGCAGAGAACGGCACCGTGACACTGAGTGATGTCGATCTGACGGGGGCCGCGCTGCCCGGTATGAGCCCCGGGCTCTACGGGGCACTCGCTGTACCGGCCGGGGAGGGCCCGTGGCCCGCGGTCGTGATGGTCTTCGAGGCCTTCGGCATGACGGACGTCATGCGTCGCCAGGTCGACCGCATGGCGAACGCGGGGTTTCTCGTGCTCATGCCCGACATCTTCGTGGACGGCGGTGCGCGAAAGTGCGTGGTCGCGACGTTCAAGGCGATTACGAGCGGTGAAGGCCGCGCCTGGGTCGACGTCGAGGCCGCCCGCCAGTACCTTCTCGGCCGCGACGACTGCACCGGCAAGGTCGGCGTGCTCGGCTTCTGCATGGGCGGCGGGTTTGCCCTCGCGGCGGCGACGAGCGGGCGAGGCTTCGATGCGGCCAGCGCAAACTACGGCCGGCTGCCGGGTGACATCGATGCGTGGGCCGCAACAGCGTGCCCGGTCGTCGGCAGTTACGGCGGCCGAGACAAGTCGCTGAAGGGTGCCGCGGCGAAGCTCGAATCGGCGCTCACCCAGGCAGGCGTTCCCAACGATGTGAAGGAGTACCCGGAGGCCGGCCACTCCTTCCTCAACGACGCCGAGACCGGCCCGAAGGCGATGCGCCCGATCACCAAGCTGATGCTCGGGGCAGGCCCCAATCCCGAAGCGGCCGCCGACGCGTGGAAGCGCATCGACGCCTTCTTCGCCGAACACCTCGCCTGA
- a CDS encoding TIGR03557 family F420-dependent LLM class oxidoreductase, whose protein sequence is MTRFGYTLMTEQSGPKDLVAYAVAAENVGFDFEVSSDHYSPWLTSQGHAPYAWTVLGAVAQATTRVELATYVTCPSIRYHPAVVAQKAATLQLLADGRFTLGLGAGENLNEHVVGEGWPAVDARQDMLEEAVQIIRELHTGELVTWQGDYFRVDSARIWDVPDGGVPIGIAVSGPKSIERFAPLGDALIATEPKAELISGWEAARSDLAGAGPSRSIGQIPICWGPDKDEAIALAHEQFRWFAGGWAVNADLPTPAGFAGASQFVRPDDVASSIACGPDLDELAESVKPFLEAGFTDVALVQVGDQRQQEFLDTVAGPLLEKLRAL, encoded by the coding sequence ATGACGCGTTTCGGATACACCCTCATGACCGAGCAGAGCGGCCCCAAAGACCTGGTCGCCTACGCCGTCGCCGCCGAGAACGTGGGTTTCGACTTCGAAGTCTCGAGCGACCACTACTCGCCGTGGCTCACGAGCCAGGGCCACGCTCCCTACGCCTGGACGGTGCTCGGTGCCGTGGCCCAGGCCACCACGCGGGTGGAACTCGCGACGTATGTGACGTGCCCGAGCATCCGGTACCACCCCGCCGTCGTCGCGCAGAAGGCCGCCACGCTGCAGCTGCTGGCCGACGGCCGGTTCACCCTGGGGCTCGGTGCAGGCGAGAACCTGAATGAGCACGTGGTCGGCGAGGGCTGGCCCGCGGTGGATGCCCGGCAGGACATGCTCGAAGAAGCTGTGCAGATCATCCGGGAGTTGCACACCGGCGAACTCGTGACGTGGCAGGGCGACTACTTCCGCGTGGATTCGGCCCGCATCTGGGACGTGCCCGACGGGGGAGTGCCGATCGGAATCGCGGTCTCTGGCCCGAAGTCGATCGAGCGCTTCGCGCCTCTCGGAGACGCGCTGATCGCGACCGAGCCGAAGGCCGAGCTCATCTCGGGCTGGGAGGCGGCGCGTTCGGACCTCGCAGGGGCTGGCCCATCGCGGTCGATCGGCCAGATACCGATCTGCTGGGGGCCCGACAAAGACGAAGCCATCGCGCTGGCCCACGAACAGTTCCGGTGGTTCGCCGGTGGCTGGGCCGTCAATGCCGATCTGCCGACGCCGGCGGGGTTCGCCGGTGCGAGCCAGTTCGTGAGGCCTGACGATGTCGCCTCGAGCATCGCCTGCGGCCCCGACCTCGACGAACTCGCCGAGAGTGTGAAGCCGTTCCTCGAGGCAGGGTTCACCGACGTTGCCCTGGTTCAGGTCGGCGACCAGCGCCAGCAGGAGTTCCTCGACACCGTCGCCGGCCCCCTGCTCGAGAAGCTGCGCGCACTCTGA
- a CDS encoding endonuclease/exonuclease/phosphatase family protein: MSYNLRRHAATAELLELVARHPVDALTLQEGDGVRMPEEIGDLKLASATYKSELGLAIYYRPERFTALDSHAFSLQRALHDRVLLPGIERLLTTRLVDVNTGQDLQLASFHASPLSATNLMRRRQIAGALKHLSELSGDVPTLMAGDFNYPLLRNKLIKQVEDAGYSLSLSDGPTYFYTKSIAYHFDFLTSKGLDIQLVETLPQGLSDHRPILVTTEILKRAGLDSPAARHSGDDQSPHDPVLDEV, translated from the coding sequence ATGAGCTACAACCTGCGCAGGCACGCAGCTACCGCTGAACTGCTTGAGCTCGTTGCACGTCACCCTGTCGACGCACTCACCCTCCAGGAGGGCGACGGCGTTCGCATGCCGGAGGAGATCGGCGATCTCAAGCTGGCGAGCGCGACCTACAAGAGCGAACTCGGCCTGGCTATCTACTACCGGCCCGAGCGCTTCACTGCGCTCGACTCGCACGCGTTCTCGCTGCAGCGCGCGCTACACGACCGCGTGCTGCTGCCGGGCATCGAACGTCTGCTGACGACCCGGTTGGTCGATGTGAACACCGGGCAAGACCTGCAGCTGGCATCGTTTCACGCCTCACCACTGTCGGCGACCAACCTGATGCGCCGGCGGCAGATCGCCGGGGCGCTGAAGCACCTGAGCGAACTGAGCGGCGACGTGCCGACGCTCATGGCGGGCGACTTCAACTACCCCCTGCTTCGCAACAAGCTGATCAAGCAGGTCGAAGACGCGGGGTATTCACTGTCGCTGAGCGACGGGCCGACCTACTTCTACACGAAGTCGATCGCTTACCACTTCGACTTCCTCACCTCGAAGGGGCTCGACATCCAACTCGTCGAGACGCTCCCTCAGGGTCTCTCCGACCACAGGCCCATCCTGGTGACGACCGAGATCCTCAAGCGGGCTGGGCTCGATTCGCCGGCCGCACGCCACTCAGGCGACGACCAGTCACCGCACGATCCCGTGCTCGACGAGGTCTGA
- a CDS encoding TetR/AcrR family transcriptional regulator has translation MSDDAALLPKPGVAKPGVAKPGVETPSVQTPGAQKSGTVALILSTTLDILRTKGPAAVNIEAVSAASGIAKTTIYRRYENRDALLEAAILSVVINPVPPADTAYIEQLRWVIRQSRDGVENILGMGGVSAILAGQDRQFMDLIRGMLVPWIALVRNLLVAGVASGELREDVDVDVALNFILGSSLGEFIRVGTVSDDWSERVLTMVWRMVGP, from the coding sequence ATGTCTGATGACGCTGCGCTGCTTCCGAAACCAGGCGTGGCGAAACCAGGCGTGGCGAAACCAGGCGTAGAGACGCCCAGTGTGCAGACGCCAGGTGCGCAGAAGTCTGGCACGGTCGCGCTGATCCTGTCGACGACCCTCGACATCCTGCGTACCAAGGGGCCGGCGGCCGTCAACATCGAGGCTGTCTCGGCGGCATCTGGAATCGCAAAGACGACGATCTACCGGCGGTACGAGAATCGCGACGCCCTGCTCGAAGCGGCGATACTGTCGGTGGTCATCAACCCGGTTCCGCCCGCCGACACGGCGTACATCGAGCAGCTCCGGTGGGTCATCCGGCAATCCCGCGATGGAGTCGAGAACATTCTCGGCATGGGCGGAGTCTCTGCCATTCTGGCTGGTCAAGACAGGCAGTTCATGGACCTCATCCGCGGCATGCTGGTGCCCTGGATCGCCCTCGTGCGCAACCTGCTCGTCGCCGGCGTCGCTTCAGGGGAGCTGCGGGAAGACGTTGATGTCGATGTCGCCCTGAACTTCATTCTCGGGTCGTCGCTCGGCGAGTTCATTCGTGTCGGCACAGTTTCAGACGACTGGTCGGAGCGCGTGCTCACCATGGTCTGGCGCATGGTCGGGCCCTGA